The following proteins come from a genomic window of Flavobacteriaceae bacterium MAR_2010_188:
- a CDS encoding Zn-finger domain of CDGSH type-containing protein, with protein sequence MSKTTLKVNNNGSLRVEGDFEIIDKNGNAYDLGGRDVVSLCRCGLSNNKPFCDGAHRNHFEHEAEAFALPPKA encoded by the coding sequence ATGAGTAAGACAACATTAAAAGTAAATAATAACGGTTCGTTAAGGGTCGAAGGCGATTTTGAGATTATCGACAAAAATGGAAATGCTTATGATTTAGGCGGAAGAGATGTCGTATCCCTATGTAGATGCGGACTCTCTAACAACAAACCTTTTTGCGATGGCGCTCACAGAAATCATTTTGAGCATGAAGCAGAAGCTTTTGCTCTTCCACCGAAAGCATAA
- a CDS encoding Transcriptional regulatory protein, C terminal encodes MSKKCKRSVKPYQISNKSGYFTLIMSKQGFFSFSGLILISFVIWIFSTQKEVDADFNERVKLSLRDVGNQLLLADGDSTSLVLPVLELKENKFQLSFEKHLAFMPDSLAEIFSRSFRKSNLPESYRVEVIDCKSHQTVHSFEIKSNNSDNIIPCLGRPLDKDCYQITVRFTQEKGNSLASKPILYISVFGIFGFVVFGMFKRKRPILEIPIIEDYFSIGSYIYFQEQSKLVRAGKEINLSNKENELLIILVENINQIVKREELSKRVWEDNGVFVGRSLDTYISKLRKKFAEDDTIKITNVHGIGYKLEVEQQN; translated from the coding sequence ATGTCAAAAAAATGTAAAAGAAGTGTCAAACCTTACCAAATCTCAAATAAAAGTGGGTACTTTACACTGATTATGAGTAAACAAGGTTTTTTTTCTTTTAGCGGACTTATACTAATTAGTTTCGTAATCTGGATTTTTTCAACCCAGAAAGAAGTTGATGCGGACTTTAACGAACGAGTAAAACTTTCATTGAGAGATGTGGGTAACCAATTGCTCTTGGCAGATGGAGATTCGACGTCGTTAGTGTTGCCGGTTCTTGAATTGAAAGAGAATAAATTTCAACTTTCATTTGAAAAACATTTGGCATTTATGCCAGATAGCTTAGCAGAGATTTTTTCCAGGAGTTTTAGAAAATCAAATTTACCAGAATCCTATAGGGTAGAAGTCATCGATTGCAAGTCTCACCAAACAGTCCACAGTTTTGAAATAAAATCGAATAATAGCGATAATATTATCCCTTGCCTTGGAAGACCACTAGATAAGGATTGCTATCAAATCACAGTAAGATTCACCCAAGAAAAGGGCAATTCATTAGCAAGTAAACCCATACTCTATATTTCGGTCTTTGGTATTTTCGGGTTTGTAGTTTTCGGGATGTTTAAAAGGAAACGACCAATTTTGGAAATTCCCATAATTGAAGATTACTTTTCAATTGGCAGTTATATATATTTTCAAGAACAGAGTAAATTAGTCCGAGCGGGCAAGGAAATAAATCTATCCAATAAAGAGAATGAACTTCTAATAATTTTGGTTGAAAACATTAATCAAATAGTAAAACGTGAAGAACTCAGCAAACGAGTCTGGGAAGATAATGGCGTTTTTGTTGGTAGAAGTCTCGATACGTATATCTCCAAACTTCGTAAAAAATTTGCCGAAGACGACACAATCAAAATTACCAATGTCCATGGGATTGGTTATAAGTTAGAGGTGGAGCAGCAAAATTGA
- a CDS encoding 23S rRNA (adenine1618-N6)-methyltransferase codes for MHPKNPYSDRYDIKGLAKHYPSLKEHIILNPDGQQTIDFSSSLSVFELNKAILLKDFDLEEYQLPTGYLIPPIPGRLDYLLHLKEFLIEKFKIKKDSEIKGLDIGSGANGIYCILAAQYFNWNMVGAESDARAVEIANNNINGNKRLKDRVEIRLQKDKSFLFKNIIQPDEQFDFSICNPPFHSSKEEALKGSFKKIRNLGGTATDQDISLNFEGQANELWCNGGESLFIKRMIKESVSYKSQVKVFSSLVSKSENLPKIEKQLRKIKSQHQIIPMEQGNKKSRIVLWWFN; via the coding sequence ATGCATCCAAAGAATCCATATTCAGACCGATATGATATTAAAGGTCTGGCTAAACATTATCCATCCTTAAAAGAACATATCATTCTAAATCCTGATGGGCAGCAGACTATCGACTTCAGTTCTTCCCTTTCGGTTTTTGAATTGAATAAAGCAATTCTCCTAAAAGATTTTGATCTTGAAGAATACCAATTACCGACCGGTTATCTTATACCGCCTATTCCCGGAAGATTAGATTATCTGTTGCATTTAAAGGAATTTCTGATTGAAAAATTCAAGATAAAAAAAGATTCTGAAATAAAGGGATTGGATATCGGCAGCGGCGCAAATGGCATCTATTGCATTCTTGCGGCCCAATATTTCAATTGGAATATGGTTGGTGCGGAAAGTGATGCAAGAGCGGTAGAAATAGCCAACAATAATATAAATGGGAACAAGCGATTAAAAGATCGCGTGGAAATTAGGCTTCAAAAAGACAAAAGTTTTTTGTTTAAAAATATTATTCAGCCTGATGAACAATTCGACTTTAGCATCTGCAATCCGCCTTTTCATTCGTCTAAAGAGGAAGCTTTAAAAGGTTCATTTAAGAAAATCAGAAACCTTGGAGGGACAGCTACCGACCAAGATATTTCCTTGAATTTTGAAGGACAGGCCAATGAGCTATGGTGTAATGGTGGGGAATCCCTTTTTATAAAGCGGATGATTAAGGAAAGTGTTTCATATAAAAGTCAGGTTAAAGTATTCAGCAGCTTGGTTTCCAAATCAGAAAATCTTCCCAAAATTGAAAAGCAGTTAAGAAAGATTAAGTCCCAACACCAGATAATCCCTATGGAACAGGGCAATAAGAAAAGTAGGATTGTGCTTTGGTGGTTTAATTAG
- a CDS encoding linoleoyl-CoA desaturase → MDNPKFSRAKNSDFSKTLRSRVSHYFKSNNKSRNANASMVTKTVIMLTLFFLPLITLSSGVVTSNWLLFLLYVISGFGMAGIGMGIMHDAIHGSYSKNKKVNTLLGYTFNLIGANASIWKIQHNVLHHTYTNIDDADDDINAPFFLRFSPHAKHYWLHKFQHIYVWFFYGISTISWITTKDFVRLKRFKNMGFFNQEQEYNKELVGMIAWKLLYYTYALILPMIMIPIAWWIILLAFLSMHFITGLLVSVVFQVAHIMPDNNFPLPDKDGMMNDDWYGHQFATTTNFAPNSGVLFWLLGGLNYQVEHHVLPDVCHIHYKNLTKIVSETAKEFGLPYNVKKTFAEAIVAHTKMLKVLGNDCYLQPVKN, encoded by the coding sequence ATGGATAATCCCAAATTTTCGCGAGCTAAGAACTCCGACTTTTCTAAAACGCTTCGAAGTCGAGTTAGCCATTACTTTAAAAGCAATAATAAAAGTAGAAACGCAAATGCTTCAATGGTCACAAAAACTGTGATTATGCTGACTTTGTTTTTCCTTCCATTAATCACACTAAGCTCTGGGGTGGTAACTTCTAACTGGCTATTGTTTTTACTTTATGTAATCAGTGGTTTTGGAATGGCAGGTATCGGAATGGGAATTATGCATGATGCCATTCACGGCTCATATTCAAAAAATAAAAAAGTAAATACACTGCTAGGCTATACCTTTAACCTTATCGGCGCCAATGCCAGCATTTGGAAAATTCAACATAATGTTCTGCACCACACTTATACTAATATTGATGATGCGGATGACGATATTAACGCTCCATTTTTTCTGAGGTTTTCACCGCATGCAAAACATTATTGGTTACATAAATTCCAGCATATTTATGTCTGGTTCTTTTATGGAATATCGACCATTTCATGGATTACCACCAAAGACTTTGTGCGATTAAAGCGCTTTAAGAACATGGGATTTTTTAATCAAGAACAGGAATATAATAAGGAGTTGGTCGGAATGATTGCATGGAAATTATTGTATTACACATACGCACTAATTTTGCCGATGATTATGATACCCATAGCTTGGTGGATTATTCTTTTAGCATTCTTGAGCATGCATTTCATCACAGGTCTTTTGGTAAGTGTTGTTTTTCAAGTTGCTCATATAATGCCAGATAATAATTTTCCTTTGCCAGATAAAGATGGGATGATGAACGACGATTGGTACGGTCATCAATTTGCAACCACAACTAACTTTGCTCCCAATAGCGGGGTTTTATTTTGGTTGTTGGGCGGACTAAATTATCAAGTGGAACACCATGTGCTTCCTGATGTTTGCCATATACATTATAAAAATCTTACTAAAATAGTTTCAGAAACTGCCAAGGAATTTGGATTACCCTACAATGTGAAGAAAACCTTTGCAGAAGCCATAGTTGCCCACACCAAAATGCTGAAAGTATTGGGCAATGATTGCTATCTGCAACCTGTTAAAAATTAA
- a CDS encoding two component transcriptional regulator, LuxR family codes for MIKIAIIEDNESLRLNLIKLFESTTDIKCVLQLVNLFNVISELRFNPPDIILMDIGLPNINGIEGVRTVKSHYPKIEILMFTVFEDDDKIFEAIKYGASGYLLKKTPPMEIISAIRDLYNGGAPMSPSIARKVVTAFQTRPQSSKETYKLTTREYEVLHSLVDGLSYKKIAEKYCISISTIRSHICNIYEKLHVHSRAEAVAKLLRK; via the coding sequence ATGATCAAAATCGCAATCATAGAAGACAACGAATCGTTACGCCTCAATTTAATAAAGTTGTTCGAGAGCACAACTGATATAAAATGTGTATTACAGTTGGTAAATCTCTTTAATGTCATTAGTGAATTAAGATTTAACCCACCCGATATTATTTTAATGGATATTGGTTTGCCCAATATCAATGGCATTGAAGGGGTAAGGACGGTAAAATCCCATTATCCTAAGATAGAAATATTGATGTTCACCGTATTTGAAGATGACGATAAAATATTCGAGGCCATTAAATATGGGGCATCGGGCTATTTATTAAAAAAAACACCACCTATGGAAATTATTTCGGCCATAAGGGATCTCTATAACGGAGGAGCGCCAATGAGTCCCAGTATTGCCCGTAAGGTGGTTACAGCCTTTCAAACCCGTCCTCAAAGCTCTAAAGAAACATATAAACTCACCACACGAGAATATGAAGTTCTACATTCTTTGGTAGATGGTTTAAGTTATAAGAAGATCGCAGAAAAATATTGCATTAGTATCTCTACCATACGAAGCCATATTTGTAACATTTATGAAAAATTACATGTCCATTCTCGGGCTGAGGCGGTAGCAAAATTACTTCGCAAATAG
- a CDS encoding Two component regulator propeller — MRNLIIYSLFFLFVTIGFGQQLPFKTFTTQDGLIHSNITALAEDSKGLLWIGTPFGLNWFDGNRFYEPPLKAHTGQLFITKFYKDPNGSMWVLTFYNGIYKFSEGQFLNFLPEPLTLASNSNNVFDMLQYSSQRYVVATDKDLLWFNGTSFSPFIYEGSQIKGPFNFVEKLKDGSMLIGVDQGLCYLKLEKGIFSSQMILGPHIINGIAVESQAIYLATAQGIYTYKTIYDLLQNKPKIFLKDTNVNAVFTFKADLWFISDRVHRLHNNELLHYEPHQGAPQNVSSIFVDSESIVWFATKNGLTRLVNEKYVFYDLNHKVTNAMTICLGLDNEKNIWLGNYEGLAKVDSTKITEYIFFNNEKLGYTTWILRTKNGKMLSGTEAGVMEMGRNGLSKITSLKTTKAFEDIDGTLWIGTSKGIIYTLKDKEIKPMALSDTLSDYIDGIAVDRNHQLWIGYRGYGVRKFRIKKNMAYLIQEYSNATRFKDIRVRSSSIDPQGNILFGTRTNGIYIFDPDTDINWHINTSQGLSANWVKSISFDEKGHIYLATNKGVNWFKTNSYGKPNIQRLSLTHDYGLDDSNDVLSDKDMILIANDAGFIKYQKDTILDKKGSAVLFTQLRINGKIDSSFVPFSQKIPTKKLAHNQNIIEIEFTAINKRSEDISYTYFLEGQDKDWCLPTKRNFISYNLPPNTYTLKIKTVDQDGDMALPPATFGFLISPPFWKTSWFLLIIVGLLSFGLYILYRFRINNLRRTYEIRRRISNDLHDDIGSTLSSINILSEMALQNRELKTSRGMVKEIKDNTAAIMDRMDDIIWSINPKNDQLQGLMIRIKRFAGLVFDAKGIDYSFEIQEETNMANLTMPYRQNVYLIFKESIINIAKHSCCTYVTIKITYSKGFLMAVITDNGIGFDLEGKFLGNGLHSIKDRANAIHATLNVESKMGMGTKITLLSKMK; from the coding sequence ATGAGAAATCTTATTATTTATTCACTTTTTTTCCTTTTCGTTACTATAGGATTTGGACAACAGCTTCCTTTTAAAACTTTTACCACACAAGACGGATTAATACATTCTAATATAACGGCTCTTGCAGAGGACTCTAAAGGTCTTCTTTGGATCGGCACTCCTTTTGGACTGAACTGGTTTGACGGAAATAGATTTTATGAACCTCCACTTAAAGCTCATACAGGACAGTTATTTATCACAAAATTCTATAAAGACCCCAATGGTTCTATGTGGGTCCTCACGTTTTACAATGGTATCTATAAATTTTCGGAAGGGCAGTTCCTCAATTTTTTGCCAGAACCATTAACATTGGCCTCCAATAGTAACAATGTTTTTGACATGCTTCAATATAGCTCTCAGCGTTATGTCGTCGCTACCGATAAGGATCTGCTTTGGTTCAATGGTACAAGCTTCTCTCCTTTTATCTATGAAGGCAGCCAAATTAAGGGTCCTTTTAATTTTGTTGAAAAATTAAAAGATGGATCCATGTTGATAGGTGTCGATCAGGGCTTATGCTACCTAAAATTAGAAAAGGGCATTTTCAGCTCTCAAATGATTCTAGGACCCCATATTATAAATGGTATAGCCGTTGAAAGCCAAGCAATATACCTAGCTACTGCTCAGGGCATATATACCTATAAAACTATTTATGATCTGCTCCAAAATAAACCTAAAATATTTTTGAAGGATACTAATGTTAATGCTGTATTTACATTTAAAGCGGATTTATGGTTTATCTCCGACAGAGTACATCGCCTCCATAATAATGAATTATTACATTATGAACCTCATCAAGGTGCACCTCAAAATGTAAGTTCCATATTTGTCGATTCGGAAAGTATAGTTTGGTTTGCTACTAAAAATGGATTGACCCGACTTGTGAATGAGAAATATGTTTTTTATGACCTTAATCATAAGGTAACTAACGCCATGACAATCTGTTTAGGATTGGATAATGAAAAAAATATTTGGTTAGGAAATTATGAAGGTTTAGCAAAGGTTGATAGTACCAAAATAACTGAATATATTTTTTTTAATAACGAAAAGTTGGGATATACGACTTGGATATTACGAACTAAAAATGGAAAGATGTTATCTGGCACCGAAGCTGGGGTAATGGAAATGGGAAGAAATGGATTATCTAAGATTACTTCATTAAAAACCACCAAGGCATTTGAAGACATAGATGGTACTCTTTGGATCGGAACTTCAAAAGGTATAATATATACCTTAAAAGATAAAGAAATTAAGCCCATGGCTCTCTCCGATACATTATCAGATTATATTGATGGGATTGCAGTAGACCGAAACCACCAGCTATGGATCGGTTATAGAGGGTATGGCGTGAGAAAATTTCGGATAAAGAAAAATATGGCTTATTTGATCCAAGAATATTCGAATGCAACACGATTTAAGGATATTAGAGTGAGGTCATCGTCCATTGATCCTCAAGGCAACATTCTATTCGGAACCCGTACCAATGGGATCTACATCTTTGATCCGGACACTGATATAAACTGGCATATAAATACATCCCAGGGATTGAGTGCCAACTGGGTCAAAAGTATCAGTTTTGATGAAAAAGGACATATATATTTAGCTACGAACAAGGGTGTCAATTGGTTTAAGACAAATAGCTATGGAAAACCCAATATCCAGCGATTGTCGCTTACCCACGATTACGGTTTGGACGACTCAAATGATGTTCTTAGCGATAAGGATATGATTTTAATCGCTAACGATGCAGGATTTATTAAATATCAAAAGGATACAATCCTGGATAAAAAGGGATCTGCCGTCTTGTTTACTCAATTACGGATAAATGGCAAAATAGATTCTAGTTTTGTCCCATTTTCGCAAAAAATTCCAACTAAAAAATTGGCCCATAACCAAAACATCATTGAAATTGAGTTTACAGCTATCAACAAAAGAAGTGAAGATATAAGCTATACCTATTTTTTGGAAGGACAGGATAAGGATTGGTGCTTACCAACAAAAAGAAATTTTATTAGCTATAACCTTCCCCCCAATACCTATACCCTAAAAATAAAGACAGTTGACCAAGATGGCGATATGGCCCTCCCCCCTGCCACCTTTGGTTTTTTAATCTCGCCACCTTTTTGGAAAACCTCTTGGTTCCTTTTAATCATAGTTGGATTACTATCGTTTGGTTTATATATTCTATATCGATTTCGTATTAATAACTTAAGGAGAACCTATGAAATTAGAAGGCGTATCTCAAATGATCTGCATGATGATATTGGATCAACCTTAAGTTCCATTAATATTTTAAGTGAGATGGCGCTTCAAAACCGAGAACTAAAAACCTCTAGAGGAATGGTAAAAGAAATCAAGGACAATACTGCAGCCATAATGGATAGAATGGACGATATTATATGGAGCATTAATCCAAAAAACGATCAATTGCAAGGGCTGATGATTCGGATTAAAAGGTTTGCAGGGCTTGTATTTGACGCGAAAGGAATTGATTATTCTTTTGAGATTCAAGAAGAAACTAACATGGCAAATCTTACCATGCCATATCGCCAAAATGTTTATTTAATATTTAAAGAGTCCATTATAAATATTGCTAAACATTCCTGCTGTACCTATGTCACCATTAAGATTACTTATTCCAAAGGATTTCTCATGGCAGTAATTACGGATAACGGAATAGGTTTTGATCTGGAAGGAAAATTTCTTGGCAACGGCCTGCATAGCATTAAAGATAGGGCAAATGCAATCCATGCTACCTTAAATGTTGAATCGAAAATGGGAATGGGAACCAAAATCACACTTTTATCAAAAATGAAATAA
- a CDS encoding cold-shock DNA-binding protein family, producing the protein MIKALINRLINSNKTEVMKEGTVKFFNNAKGFGFITMKDSNEEIFVHSTNLIDDIKENDHVKFDVEKGDKGLSAVKVSLV; encoded by the coding sequence ATGATAAAAGCACTTATAAATAGATTAATCAATAGTAATAAAACAGAAGTAATGAAAGAAGGTACCGTAAAATTTTTTAATAACGCCAAAGGTTTTGGTTTTATAACAATGAAGGATTCTAATGAAGAAATCTTTGTTCACTCGACCAATCTTATCGACGACATTAAGGAGAATGACCATGTGAAATTTGATGTTGAAAAAGGAGATAAAGGCCTTAGTGCCGTAAAAGTGAGTTTGGTTTAA
- a CDS encoding Outer membrane protein OmpA — MKTLKATLIILILIVATANSDAQILKNIGDKAKQKVMQRGENKVDQGIDKGLDGIEEEMRRKDQNDNKETPIEDHNTTVSNENFTYNSKYDFIPGETLLAVEDFSQEEIGNFPGRWQTNATAEIVSLNDSDGTWLKINKEGVFYPEFIADLPQNFTLEFDLGVNKNWYGSYLAVNIAKLNSPTDYLDYYHYVNWKGNYAIHLQFKPAITDRFSGMSKLQASYDGNYIISNDVEFNVWNNTDRNIAHISLWRQEQRLRVYLNGEKIWDLPKAFDATSDFNGITFAQYASNQPDDFFLLSNIKLAVGKADTRNKLISEGKFVTHGILFDVNSDRIKPQSEGILKEIASIMKDNKDYKYHIIGHTDADGDDRSNLLLSERRAISVKNYLVDKFGIPSENLDIEGKGESELLDRSNTPESKALNRRVEFIKL, encoded by the coding sequence ATGAAAACTTTAAAAGCAACTTTAATTATCTTGATATTAATTGTAGCGACCGCCAATAGTGACGCCCAAATTTTAAAAAATATTGGTGATAAGGCCAAACAAAAGGTAATGCAGAGAGGGGAAAATAAGGTAGACCAGGGAATCGACAAGGGTTTAGACGGAATAGAGGAAGAAATGCGTAGAAAAGACCAAAATGATAATAAAGAGACCCCTATCGAAGACCACAATACTACAGTGAGCAATGAAAATTTTACTTACAACTCCAAGTACGATTTTATCCCAGGGGAAACGTTATTGGCCGTTGAGGATTTTTCTCAGGAAGAGATAGGGAATTTTCCTGGAAGATGGCAGACCAACGCAACCGCCGAAATTGTGAGTTTAAACGATTCTGACGGAACTTGGCTAAAGATTAATAAAGAAGGCGTTTTTTATCCAGAATTCATCGCGGATCTGCCACAAAATTTTACACTTGAGTTTGATCTGGGCGTAAATAAAAATTGGTATGGAAGTTACTTGGCCGTTAATATTGCAAAGTTGAATTCTCCAACTGATTATCTAGATTATTATCATTACGTAAATTGGAAAGGAAATTATGCAATCCACTTGCAGTTTAAACCTGCCATTACCGACCGCTTTTCAGGAATGTCTAAGTTACAAGCGAGTTACGACGGAAATTATATTATTAGTAATGATGTGGAATTTAATGTGTGGAACAATACAGACCGAAATATTGCACACATTTCGTTATGGCGCCAAGAACAGAGATTAAGGGTTTATCTAAATGGAGAAAAAATTTGGGATCTTCCCAAGGCATTTGATGCCACTAGCGACTTTAATGGGATTACCTTTGCCCAATATGCTTCCAATCAACCAGACGATTTTTTTCTTTTAAGCAATATAAAACTTGCTGTTGGGAAAGCAGATACCCGAAATAAATTAATCTCCGAAGGTAAGTTTGTGACCCACGGAATCCTTTTCGATGTAAACAGTGATCGCATTAAACCCCAGTCTGAAGGGATTTTAAAAGAAATTGCTTCAATTATGAAAGATAATAAGGATTATAAATACCACATAATCGGTCATACCGATGCTGATGGTGACGATAGATCAAATTTGCTGTTGTCAGAAAGACGAGCCATTTCTGTGAAGAACTATCTTGTCGATAAATTTGGTATTCCTAGTGAAAACCTAGATATTGAAGGCAAAGGAGAATCAGAGTTGTTGGATAGGTCTAATACACCTGAATCTAAAGCACTTAATAGAAGAGTAGAATTTATTAAACTGTAA
- a CDS encoding mercuric ion binding protein: MKKILKSTAMTMSILIIAIITTIETSYAQASTEKAYVKIEVDGLSCPFCAYGLEKKLVTVNTAQDIVIDIKEGEATFSVSNDQKPTEKELKKIVKDADFTPKQIIFSETAFATKAEE; encoded by the coding sequence ATGAAAAAGATATTAAAATCCACAGCAATGACAATGAGTATATTGATTATCGCCATTATTACAACTATAGAAACCAGTTATGCCCAAGCTTCTACCGAAAAAGCGTACGTTAAAATTGAGGTAGATGGGCTTTCTTGTCCGTTCTGCGCATATGGTTTAGAAAAAAAACTGGTTACAGTTAATACTGCACAAGATATAGTAATAGATATAAAAGAAGGTGAAGCAACCTTTTCGGTATCTAACGACCAGAAACCTACAGAAAAAGAGTTAAAAAAGATCGTGAAGGATGCGGATTTTACTCCAAAACAAATCATTTTTTCCGAAACAGCTTTTGCTACAAAGGCTGAAGAATAG
- a CDS encoding FKBP-type peptidyl-prolyl cis-trans isomerase SlpA, which produces MNQVKENNTVKVHYTGKLADGRVFDTSEGKKPLEFTLGKGDMIPGFEKGLIDMKVNEKKTIKVSKEEGFGEAREELIQEVPKSQLPEDMNVEEGMSLVSKTPDGQEHNLVVKEIKEESIIVDANHPLAGKDIIFDLEVVEIQA; this is translated from the coding sequence ATGAATCAAGTTAAAGAGAATAACACAGTAAAGGTACATTACACAGGTAAACTAGCTGACGGTAGAGTTTTCGATACTTCAGAAGGAAAAAAACCTTTAGAATTTACTTTAGGAAAAGGAGATATGATTCCAGGATTTGAAAAGGGATTGATCGATATGAAAGTGAACGAGAAAAAAACCATAAAAGTGAGTAAAGAAGAAGGTTTTGGCGAAGCACGTGAAGAATTGATACAAGAAGTTCCAAAATCTCAATTACCAGAAGATATGAATGTTGAAGAAGGCATGTCTTTGGTTTCTAAAACTCCGGATGGGCAAGAACACAATCTCGTTGTTAAGGAAATAAAGGAAGAAAGTATTATTGTTGATGCAAACCATCCATTGGCTGGCAAAGACATTATTTTTGACCTAGAAGTAGTAGAAATACAAGCATAA
- a CDS encoding stearoyl-CoA desaturase (delta-9 desaturase): MAVVIFVLVLWYGGLFFQSFFLHRYAAHQVFTMSKTMERLTFIFTWIFQGSSYLSAYGYGIMHRMHHAYTDTIEDPHSPSHDPNMFAMMWKTKNIYQDINKQRIEVDQKFTKNVPQWAGFDKFAGSRFSRLLWISLYVLFFVYFATAWWQWLLLPITFFMAPIHGVIINWFGHIYGYVNFQMKNTSKNLFRFDFLMMGEGYHNNHHKHASRANFGVKWYEIDMTYVIIRILDAVGVIRLKPIRIRE, from the coding sequence ATGGCAGTAGTTATATTCGTTCTAGTGCTTTGGTATGGCGGATTGTTTTTTCAATCCTTTTTCTTGCATCGCTATGCCGCACATCAAGTGTTCACCATGTCTAAAACCATGGAGCGCTTAACCTTCATTTTTACTTGGATTTTTCAAGGCTCTAGTTATCTAAGCGCCTATGGCTATGGAATTATGCACCGTATGCACCATGCCTATACCGATACCATTGAAGACCCGCACTCCCCTTCTCACGACCCAAATATGTTTGCAATGATGTGGAAGACCAAGAATATCTATCAAGATATTAACAAACAACGTATTGAAGTAGATCAGAAGTTTACCAAAAATGTCCCACAATGGGCAGGATTTGATAAGTTTGCCGGTTCTCGATTCTCTAGGTTGCTTTGGATTTCCTTATACGTTTTGTTTTTCGTTTACTTTGCAACCGCTTGGTGGCAGTGGCTTTTGTTGCCGATTACATTTTTTATGGCACCCATACACGGTGTGATAATTAACTGGTTCGGTCATATCTACGGTTACGTAAATTTTCAAATGAAAAACACCAGCAAAAATCTATTTAGATTTGATTTTTTAATGATGGGCGAAGGCTATCACAATAATCATCATAAGCACGCTAGCAGAGCTAACTTCGGGGTGAAGTGGTACGAAATTGATATGACTTATGTTATCATAAGAATTCTAGACGCCGTTGGTGTTATTCGATTAAAACCGATTAGGATTAGAGAGTAA